A genomic window from Cotesia glomerata isolate CgM1 linkage group LG7, MPM_Cglom_v2.3, whole genome shotgun sequence includes:
- the LOC123268956 gene encoding low molecular weight phosphotyrosine protein phosphatase-like isoform X3, which yields MAEKKSVLMICLGNICRSPIAEAVFADYIAKNNLTDKWGVDSAALIGYHTGKSPDSRAMSTLKDKGIKNYSHRARPITKDDFNKYDWIFGMDDDNISELNRLKPSGSKAKVELLGSYDSSGEIIIRDPYYDSNSAGFVKAYEQCVRSVEAFLKVQ from the exons atggctgaaaaaaaaagtgtattGATGATTTGTTTGg gcAATATTTGTCGGTCACCTATTGCAGAAGCAGTTTTTGCTGATTATATTGCCAAAAATAATCTGACTGACAAGTGGGGAGTTGACAGTGCAGCATTAATTGGCTATCATACTGGTAAATCACCTGACAGCCGGGCTATGAGCACTTTGAAGGATAAgggtattaaaaattattcacatcGAGCTAGACCG ATAACGAAGGACGACTTCAATAAATATGACTGGATCTTTGGAATGGACGATGACAACATCTCAGAATTAAATCGTCTGAAGCCATCTGGAAGCAAAGCCAAAGTTGAATTGCTCGGCTCCTATGATTCTTCAGGAGAGATAATAATTCGTGATCCTTACTAC gaTAGTAACAGCGCTGGATTTGTCAAAGCTTATGAGCAGTGTGTCAGAAGTGTCGAAGCATTCCTAAaagttcaataa
- the LOC123268956 gene encoding low molecular weight phosphotyrosine protein phosphatase 2-like isoform X2: MNKMSEKKRVLMVCLGNTCRSTMAEAIFDDYITKMGLKNTWEVNSAGLRGYHAGQTPDERALVTLRGRGIVNYSHKARVITKNDFYSHNWIFGMDQYNIEQLEKIKPEGSNAKIELLGSYNPNGDIIIEDPFPDKDCRGFVKAFEQSNSSIKNFLELNSKK; the protein is encoded by the exons atgaataaaatgagTGAGAAAAAACGTGTATTGATGGTTTGTCtag gTAATACATGTCGCTCGACGATGGCAGAAGctatttttgatgattataTAACAAAAATGGGTTTGAAAAATACATGGGAAGTAAACAGCGCAGGACTACGCGGTTATCACGCCGGACAGACTCCTGACGAGCGTGCTCTGGTTACTCTTCGAGGAAGAGGAATCGTTAATTACTCCCACAAAGCCCGAGTT ataacaaaaaatgatttttattctcaCAATTGGATCTTTGGAATGGATCAATACAACATTGAacaacttgaaaaaataaaaccggAAGGTAGTAACgctaaaattgaattattaggAAGTTACAATCCTAATGGAGACATAATTATTGAAGATCCCTTCCCa gaTAAAGATTGTCGAGGTTTTGTAAAAGCTTTTGAACAAAGCAACAgcagtattaaaaattttttggagctcaactccaaaaaataa
- the LOC123268956 gene encoding low molecular weight phosphotyrosine protein phosphatase 2-like isoform X1: protein MSLIIRTISSNYYRCKNIIGNTCRSTMAEAIFDDYITKMGLKNTWEVNSAGLRGYHAGQTPDERALVTLRGRGIVNYSHKARVITKNDFYSHNWIFGMDQYNIEQLEKIKPEGSNAKIELLGSYNPNGDIIIEDPFPDKDCRGFVKAFEQSNSSIKNFLELNSKK from the exons atgtcaCTAATTATCAGGACAATTTCATCAAATTATTACCggtgtaaaaatataataggTAATACATGTCGCTCGACGATGGCAGAAGctatttttgatgattataTAACAAAAATGGGTTTGAAAAATACATGGGAAGTAAACAGCGCAGGACTACGCGGTTATCACGCCGGACAGACTCCTGACGAGCGTGCTCTGGTTACTCTTCGAGGAAGAGGAATCGTTAATTACTCCCACAAAGCCCGAGTT ataacaaaaaatgatttttattctcaCAATTGGATCTTTGGAATGGATCAATACAACATTGAacaacttgaaaaaataaaaccggAAGGTAGTAACgctaaaattgaattattaggAAGTTACAATCCTAATGGAGACATAATTATTGAAGATCCCTTCCCa gaTAAAGATTGTCGAGGTTTTGTAAAAGCTTTTGAACAAAGCAACAgcagtattaaaaattttttggagctcaactccaaaaaataa
- the LOC123268955 gene encoding guanine deaminase: MTSLKYLFIGPIVQTIKSGANIELQIIEEADIVVQNGQILEIINRPNKSEIKADIITILEKGQFFTPGFIDCHVHAVQLPNIGLGYDKSLLDWLEAYTFPLELQFSDNSFAEKVFEAVVKRTLSLGTTTACYFASLYNEASLILAEKAVKYHQRAFVGKLNMDRVRDDNYYERTDISVDNTRKFIDDVYKLKSSLVNPVITPRFALSCSMKLLKHLGEIAKENNLLIQTHVCENTGEIEECKSLFPDCPTYTSVYEQANLLTNKTVLAHGVFLKDSELKILTKYNSSIIHCPSSNTFLRSGLCDIQRLRRNNITVGLGTDVAGGNLMCMLDVMRSALEVSNHIAFIQGDSYKPIDFVDAFYLATLGGAEALSIDSQVGNLIAGKKFDALVIDLKAKDSPLDNLKTLTLKEQLQRLIYSGDDRNIVNVYVEGRKVK, encoded by the exons ATGACTtcacttaaatatttatttattggtcCAATTGTTCAAACAATTAAATCTGGAGCTAATATTGAATTACAAATTATTGAAGAAGCTGATATAGTCGTCCAAAATGGGcag atacttgAAATCATCAACAGACCGAATAAATCAGAAATAAAAGCAGATATCATCACAATATTAGAAAAAGGACAATTTTTCACTCCAGGATTCATCGACTGTCATGTCCATGCTGTCCAGCTACCAAACATAGGCCTTGGCTACGACAAAAGTCTCCTTGACTGGTTGGAAGCTTATACATTTCCTCTAGAGCTACAATTCTCAGACAATTCTTTTGCTGAAAAAGTATTTGAAGCGGTTgtg AAACGTACGTTATCACTAGGAACAACTACTGCTTGTTACTTTGCTTCGCTGTACAATGAAGCTTCTTTGATTCTGGCTGAAAAAGCGGTCAAGTATCACCAACGCGCTTTTGTTGGGAAGCTCAATATGGACAGAGTACgcgatgataattattatgaaaggACAGATATCTCTGTTGATAATACCAGGAAATTTATTGatgatgtttataaacttaaa tcTTCTCTAGTCAATCCTGTTATTACTCCAAGATTTGCATTGAGTTGTTCGATGAAATTGTTAAAACATTTGGGGGAAATTgctaaagaaaataatcttcTTATTCAG acacATGTATGTGAAAATACCGGTGAAATTGAAGAATGTAAATCATTATTTCCCGACTGTCCAACTTATACGTCCGTTTACGAACAagctaatttattaacaaataag actgTACTAGCCCACGGAGTTTTCCTCAAAGACAgtgagttaaaaattttaaccaagTATAACTCATCAATAATTCACTGTCCATCTTCGAATACTTTCTTAAGAAGCGGGCTCTGTGATATCCAGAGACTGAGAAGAAATAATATCACCGTAGGACTAGGCACtg ACGTAGCAGGTGGTAATTTGATGTGTATGCTGGATGTAATGAGATCAGCGCTAGAAGTATCGAATCACATTGCATTTATCCAAGGTGACTCTTATAAGCCGATTGATTTTGTCGATGCTTTTTATTTAGCAACTTTAGGCGGAGctgaag cgCTGTCAATAGATAGCCAAGTGGGAAATTTAATCGCTGGGAAAAAATTCGATGCTTTGGTCATTGATTTAAAAGCGAAAGATTCACCATTagacaatttaaaaactttaacaCTCAAGGAACAATTGCAACGATTAATATACTCTGGAGACGATCGTAACATTGTAAATGTTTACGTAGAAGGACGTAAAGTTAAatga